The Campylobacter concisus genome window below encodes:
- a CDS encoding 4-(cytidine 5'-diphospho)-2-C-methyl-D-erythritol kinase: MKSFAKINIFLKIVGTRGSYHEILSRFILCEQLFDEIYFKKSDSFAIECNNSDIKDNIIQKAIDELKRAGFSNELDEFFSSHKIIINKNIPIGAGLGGGSSNAATFLLMVNDELNLNIKRENLMQIASKIGADVAFFVSGYKAANVSGIGEIIEEFDDEVPNLNIFTPNVFCSTPAVYQEFRSNFLQYIDVNAAKKMQNLKSKELVEIYKNGELNDLFAPCFKLYPQMNEFRDKFLSGSGSSVFSVK, from the coding sequence ATGAAAAGCTTTGCAAAGATAAATATATTTTTAAAGATAGTTGGCACTAGAGGCAGCTACCACGAAATTTTATCGCGCTTTATCCTCTGTGAGCAGCTTTTTGATGAAATTTATTTTAAGAAATCAGATTCGTTTGCTATAGAATGTAACAACAGCGATATAAAAGATAACATCATTCAAAAAGCGATAGATGAGCTAAAAAGAGCCGGCTTTTCAAACGAGCTTGACGAGTTTTTTAGCTCCCATAAAATCATCATCAACAAAAATATCCCAATTGGTGCGGGTCTAGGAGGAGGCAGTTCAAACGCTGCCACCTTTTTACTAATGGTAAATGATGAGCTAAATTTAAATATAAAACGCGAAAATTTGATGCAAATAGCGTCTAAAATCGGCGCAGACGTGGCCTTTTTTGTAAGTGGCTACAAGGCAGCAAATGTAAGCGGCATAGGCGAGATCATAGAAGAATTTGATGACGAAGTGCCAAATTTAAATATCTTCACGCCAAATGTTTTTTGCTCTACACCGGCGGTTTATCAAGAATTTAGAAGCAATTTCTTACAATACATAGACGTTAATGCTGCAAAAAAGATGCAAAATTTAAAGAGCAAAGAGTTAGTTGAAATTTATAAAAACGGGGAGCTAAACGATCTCTTTGCCCCATGCTTCAAACTCTATCCACAGATGAACGAGTTTAGAGATAAATTTCTAAGTGGCAGCGGCAGTAGCGTATTTAGCGTAAAATAA
- the smpB gene encoding SsrA-binding protein SmpB, whose protein sequence is MKDLAKNKKALHDFSILETFEAGIVLKGSEVKALRAGRANLKDSFVRVIKGELFLLNAHISYLETTHSAFRPNERAARKLLMHRKQIDKIFGQVSQDGLTLVVLALYLSDKNIVKARLALAKGKNLHDKRETLKRREADKEARAAIKRYV, encoded by the coding sequence ATAAAAGATCTAGCAAAAAACAAAAAAGCTTTGCATGACTTTAGCATACTTGAAACCTTCGAGGCTGGCATCGTTTTAAAAGGTAGCGAAGTCAAAGCTCTAAGGGCTGGTAGAGCAAATCTAAAAGATAGCTTTGTACGTGTCATAAAAGGCGAACTTTTCTTACTAAACGCCCATATCAGCTATCTTGAGACCACACATAGCGCATTTCGTCCAAATGAGCGAGCAGCCAGAAAACTTTTGATGCATAGAAAGCAGATCGATAAAATTTTCGGTCAGGTCTCACAAGATGGACTTACTTTGGTCGTTTTGGCACTTTATCTAAGCGATAAAAACATCGTAAAAGCAAGACTTGCCCTTGCAAAAGGTAAAAATTTACACGACAAGCGCGAGACTTTAAAAAGACGCGAGGCAGACAAAGAGGCAAGAGCTGCCATAAAAAGATATGTTTAA
- a CDS encoding thioredoxin — protein sequence MKNLLVLIIALFAFFGCGEDESSSANFEEFSPNEEVKLVDVSGKELTLIRKDHGFAIKNDENKVLMIDIFGTFCPPCQKEAAELTKYQLENKDKFTLIGLTHFENVTNEYVLHEFMQKFNAYYFITNDQKINDRLAEQIVRDIEYKHEIALPFKVVIKNGEYQILTDVDSGQYGVKYYLGGIKVTKMKEDLAKIYETK from the coding sequence ATGAAGAATTTACTAGTTTTAATAATCGCTTTATTTGCTTTTTTTGGTTGTGGCGAAGATGAGAGCAGCAGTGCAAATTTTGAAGAATTTAGTCCAAACGAAGAGGTTAAGCTTGTAGATGTAAGCGGCAAGGAGCTTACTTTAATTAGAAAAGATCACGGCTTTGCCATCAAAAATGATGAAAATAAGGTTTTGATGATCGACATTTTTGGCACATTTTGCCCACCTTGCCAAAAAGAGGCAGCCGAGCTTACAAAATATCAGCTTGAAAACAAAGATAAATTTACACTAATCGGACTAACTCACTTTGAAAATGTCACAAATGAGTATGTTTTGCACGAATTTATGCAAAAATTTAACGCCTATTATTTCATAACAAACGATCAAAAGATAAATGACAGACTTGCCGAACAGATCGTAAGAGACATCGAATACAAACACGAGATCGCACTACCTTTTAAAGTAGTGATAAAAAATGGCGAATATCAAATTTTAACAGACGTAGATAGCGGACAATACGGGGTAAAATACTATCTTGGTGGTATAAAAGTCACAAAAATGAAAGAAGATCTGGCAAAAATTTATGAGACAAAATAA
- the flgB gene encoding flagellar basal body rod protein FlgB, which translates to MFVLDKSKSSPLVESALAGRELRQKLISGNLANVDTPFYKARDIRFEDVLKEKANEIYNTSSQKKLQLAKTNEAHMAAVDFPKSDTAQIFLRDGHMARNDANTVDLDIETTEMGKNTVMINALDNAYKAQSNIFKSVIDASAKN; encoded by the coding sequence ATGTTTGTTTTAGATAAATCAAAATCTAGCCCACTTGTTGAATCAGCTCTTGCGGGCAGAGAACTACGCCAAAAACTAATCTCTGGCAATCTTGCAAACGTTGATACACCATTTTACAAGGCTAGAGATATAAGATTTGAAGATGTTTTAAAAGAAAAAGCAAATGAAATTTATAACACTTCAAGCCAAAAAAAGCTACAACTTGCTAAGACAAACGAAGCACATATGGCTGCAGTTGATTTTCCAAAAAGCGACACAGCTCAAATTTTCTTGCGTGACGGTCACATGGCTAGAAACGACGCAAATACAGTCGACCTTGACATAGAAACAACAGAAATGGGCAAAAATACAGTTATGATAAACGCTCTTGATAACGCCTACAAGGCTCAAAGCAATATCTTTAAAAGCGTAATAGACGCAAGTGCTAAAAACTAG
- the flgC gene encoding flagellar basal body rod protein FlgC, with protein sequence MSYLNDFDISGYGLSAQRFRMNVISSNIANAQTTRTAEGGPYRRQEVIFKEMNFDKILNDQLKNSQSLLDYENPLDDPSSPKNAHPALTSVIVDKVVRDDKDFQLKYDPSHPDANANGYVAFPNINPVIEMSDLLEATRAYQANVAAFQNAKTIAQSAISLISGQA encoded by the coding sequence ATGTCATACTTAAATGATTTTGATATTAGCGGATACGGACTAAGCGCGCAACGCTTCAGGATGAACGTCATCAGCTCAAACATAGCAAACGCTCAAACCACAAGAACGGCTGAGGGTGGCCCTTACAGAAGGCAAGAGGTCATCTTTAAAGAGATGAACTTTGATAAAATTTTAAACGATCAGCTTAAAAACTCACAAAGTTTGCTTGATTATGAAAATCCACTCGACGACCCAAGCTCACCTAAGAACGCTCACCCTGCCCTAACTAGCGTGATCGTGGATAAAGTGGTGCGTGACGACAAGGACTTTCAGCTAAAATACGACCCAAGCCATCCAGACGCAAATGCAAATGGCTACGTTGCATTTCCAAATATAAATCCGGTTATTGAGATGTCTGACCTACTTGAAGCAACAAGGGCATATCAAGCAAACGTGGCAGCCTTTCAAAATGCAAAAACAATAGCACAAAGTGCGATATCACTTATTTCAGGACAAGCATAA
- the fliE gene encoding flagellar hook-basal body complex protein FliE: MINSINLDKINKNENSNKIAKAGEEGGFENALNDSLKELNKVQINADKAIADLATGEVKDLHQAAIAIGKAETSMKLMLEIRNKALSAYKEISRTQI; encoded by the coding sequence ATGATAAATAGTATAAATTTAGACAAAATAAATAAAAATGAAAATTCAAATAAAATAGCAAAAGCAGGCGAAGAAGGCGGCTTTGAAAATGCTCTAAACGACTCTTTAAAAGAGCTAAATAAAGTCCAAATCAATGCAGATAAAGCCATAGCTGACCTTGCAACTGGCGAGGTAAAAGATCTTCACCAAGCTGCTATTGCGATAGGCAAAGCAGAGACTAGCATGAAGCTTATGCTAGAAATTCGCAACAAAGCACTAAGTGCTTATAAAGAAATTTCTAGAACACAAATTTAA
- a CDS encoding peptidoglycan D,D-transpeptidase FtsI family protein produces MNSRKSKITILFLLITFGISIFVLVIFYRASIERKLPRLQTSDINTAIRGNIITKDGFSISSSQKLYKVMLDTRNIDPNKKEMFIKLYSLYSGDDPNKVRKIINGTKGIVTLSYSIDAKGATYLQELSRKLNRKSILVSYLDPKTGLASFQGMRVMESGQNRKFMSKDALTPAIGYVSKTESDALTKSKGVKGLERYYEDYLAPIQNAKILGPRDIGNNIILTSDSNLATRVDGYNAVLSIPLKFQTKLEQILDEKREFLDAKELVICIMNSKNGEILALASSSRYDPSNIRKQDYSALNSTVSEYAYEVGSVFKPFIFSILLQEKKVNPFELVNTYNGRYQLGKRIIKDTHPEPFMSAEDIIVHSSNIGMIQLVERLNGPQIYQGLLNFGFSRKTGIDLPYEQVGMMPTVTKLNSSTYKATVSYGYGLQATFMQLLKAYNTFNNKGIEVTPHMVAHLERNGKRYDLPKSEPAQVISQETAKIMKRILIKTVEKGTGLKAFTPGLEIGGKTGTAHIASGSGGYSNTYNGSFFGFVNDTRGNSYTIGVLARDPKRPYYYFGAQSALPMFKKAVDLMVEDGYLFPDANVIAEFEAKKDKLKNDKTKQKPALD; encoded by the coding sequence ATGAATTCCAGAAAATCAAAAATAACCATACTTTTTTTATTAATTACTTTTGGAATTTCAATATTTGTGCTTGTCATATTTTATAGAGCAAGTATCGAGCGAAAGCTTCCTAGGCTTCAAACAAGCGATATAAATACGGCGATTCGTGGCAATATAATCACAAAAGATGGCTTTAGCATCTCTTCAAGCCAAAAACTCTACAAAGTGATGCTTGATACTAGAAATATTGATCCTAATAAAAAAGAGATGTTTATCAAACTATATTCGCTTTACAGCGGCGACGATCCAAACAAAGTAAGAAAGATCATAAATGGCACAAAAGGTATTGTTACGCTCTCATATAGCATTGATGCAAAGGGCGCTACCTACCTTCAAGAGCTCTCAAGAAAGCTAAATCGTAAGAGCATTTTGGTTTCATATCTTGACCCAAAAACAGGCCTTGCTTCATTTCAGGGCATGAGAGTAATGGAGAGCGGCCAAAATCGTAAATTTATGTCAAAAGATGCTCTCACACCAGCTATTGGCTACGTGAGCAAAACTGAAAGTGACGCACTTACAAAAAGTAAAGGCGTAAAAGGTCTTGAGAGATATTATGAAGATTATTTAGCTCCTATACAAAATGCAAAAATTTTAGGGCCTCGCGATATTGGAAATAATATTATTTTAACAAGTGACTCAAATTTAGCAACAAGAGTAGATGGCTACAATGCGGTGCTCTCTATACCGTTAAAATTTCAAACTAAACTAGAGCAAATTTTAGATGAAAAGCGTGAATTTCTAGATGCAAAAGAGTTAGTTATATGCATAATGAATAGCAAAAATGGAGAAATTTTAGCCCTAGCTTCTAGCTCAAGATATGATCCTTCAAACATAAGAAAGCAAGATTATAGCGCTCTAAATTCGACCGTTAGTGAATATGCTTATGAAGTTGGCTCAGTTTTTAAGCCATTTATATTTTCCATCTTGCTTCAAGAGAAGAAAGTAAATCCATTCGAGCTTGTAAATACCTATAATGGCCGATACCAACTTGGCAAAAGGATAATCAAAGATACCCATCCAGAGCCTTTTATGAGCGCTGAAGATATAATCGTGCACAGTTCAAACATCGGCATGATTCAGCTTGTTGAGCGTTTAAATGGGCCACAAATTTATCAAGGACTTTTAAATTTTGGCTTTTCAAGAAAGACTGGCATAGATCTACCTTACGAGCAAGTAGGTATGATGCCAACAGTTACAAAGCTAAACTCATCGACATATAAGGCGACTGTGAGCTACGGATACGGCTTGCAAGCTACATTTATGCAGCTTTTAAAAGCCTATAATACATTTAATAATAAAGGCATTGAAGTTACTCCTCACATGGTTGCCCACTTAGAGAGAAATGGAAAAAGATACGATTTGCCAAAGTCCGAGCCAGCTCAAGTTATATCACAAGAAACTGCAAAGATAATGAAGAGAATTTTAATAAAAACGGTTGAGAAAGGTACTGGACTAAAAGCCTTTACGCCAGGGCTTGAGATAGGTGGCAAGACTGGAACTGCACACATTGCCTCAGGTAGTGGTGGATACAGCAATACCTACAATGGCTCATTTTTTGGCTTTGTAAATGACACAAGAGGCAATAGCTACACAATAGGCGTTTTAGCAAGGGATCCTAAAAGACCTTACTACTACTTCGGCGCTCAAAGTGCCTTGCCTATGTTTAAAAAGGCAGTTGATTTGATGGTAGAGGATGGATATTTATTTCCTGATGCAAATGTAATAGCTGAGTTTGAAGCCAAAAAAGATAAGCTTAAAAACGATAAGACAAAACAAAAGCCTGCTTTGGACTAA
- a CDS encoding fatty-acid--CoA ligase has translation MLIKGLIVFFIVLLLIAICVLIYILLRNRDYSTETKELVLEKEEITIEKLEKLAGDNSLSKNELFELIQIFVGNFSIPAKNNQVMPKEANNYINFIILICSHKNSDAKLISFLDKEAKKKNPSYIVEIEESEKIGIENRKNRR, from the coding sequence ATGCTAATAAAAGGTCTAATAGTTTTCTTTATTGTATTGCTATTAATTGCAATTTGTGTGTTAATCTATATACTTTTAAGAAATAGGGATTATAGCACCGAAACAAAGGAGCTTGTATTAGAAAAAGAAGAGATAACGATCGAAAAGCTTGAAAAGCTTGCGGGTGATAATAGTTTAAGCAAAAACGAGCTTTTCGAACTTATTCAAATCTTTGTAGGAAATTTTAGTATACCAGCTAAAAATAACCAAGTCATGCCAAAAGAGGCAAACAACTATATAAATTTCATAATTTTGATCTGCTCTCATAAAAATTCTGATGCAAAGCTCATCAGTTTTTTAGATAAAGAGGCTAAAAAGAAAAATCCAAGCTATATTGTCGAGATAGAAGAGAGTGAGAAAATCGGCATAGAAAATCGCAAAAATCGTAGATAA
- the ccsA gene encoding cytochrome c biogenesis protein CcsA — protein sequence MLNPRSLFLSMGSAIILMIIFAIASGAATIIESKTSTEAAWYYVYGASWFALIQLLLGINLAYNIFRYNLIDPKKLPSLIFHLGFIVILIGAGITRYLGFEADMHIREKTQSNIVTTKISYLNLTALNDNGEEINAALPLGISDAKKGFDLKLKIADNEANLKFKEFVPNASYKFVDDKNGQPVVEFVVSNESESEEIFLLEEEEARVADISFIFNAKPDESKKYVLFKLVDGNFTVTSNTDLSKFTMSDSSKTELKAGSVNDFGMGSLYTISNINFAPRLVSTHALRKLVSTKDSEFNALIAELNYKGESKEMHIFYNLIEPSRLAVAGQKFNASWGAQQVKLPFSLYLKDFELKRYPGSNSPMSYSSEVIVKDDTNMSGLDYKIYMNHVLDYDGYRFFQSSYDTDEKGTILSVNKDPGKIPTYIGYFLLGLGFVLNVVNPGSRFRKLAKLIDNESTKGGKKVVAIIAIMLLSLNFSSVKAEDFLPNISKEHTQKLSRLIVQSSDGRMKPFDTLSKEILNKIHRSENINSLNSNQAMLSIMVTPDFWRSEKIISLGQSKELKKELGIDENAKYASFNDFFRATKDGGSEYKLTKFAEIANRKHPGSRNTFDKDVIKIDERLNVFYMIFIGEIFKIFPKQDDPSNSWYSPASAMMYFPPKEADLVINMMREYFAAVDAATKDNDWSKADAALDKISVYQQKYGSAVMPSEEKINIEILFNKIQIFERLTPIYLLAGLALLFFVFVKMLAPKVQINGIVRVVYIVNLLAFLAHTVGLGLRWYIAEHAPWSNAYESMVYIAWALGFSGIVFAKRSPIALALTSILAGVTLFVAHLSWMDPQITTLVPVLQSYWLTIHVSVITASYGFLGLCALLGGFTLLLIILQNKKKPNPEISRNILEATRINEMAMILGLSLLTLGNFLGGVWANESWGRYWGWDSKETWALVSILVYAAVLHIRFIPKLNNQYAFAVASFFAYWSIIMTYFGVNFYLAGMHSYAAGDPLPVPDFVWISIVIMVLMSILAFTKRSLCSRL from the coding sequence ATGTTAAATCCAAGATCATTATTTTTAAGTATGGGCTCAGCTATCATTTTGATGATAATCTTTGCCATAGCTAGCGGAGCCGCTACGATAATAGAAAGTAAAACTAGCACAGAAGCTGCATGGTACTATGTTTATGGTGCCAGCTGGTTTGCTCTCATTCAACTACTTCTTGGCATAAATTTGGCCTATAATATCTTTAGATATAACTTAATAGATCCTAAAAAACTCCCTTCGCTTATCTTTCACCTTGGTTTTATCGTTATCTTAATCGGTGCTGGCATAACAAGATACCTTGGCTTTGAGGCTGATATGCATATAAGAGAAAAAACTCAGTCAAATATCGTTACGACAAAAATATCCTATTTAAATTTAACTGCATTAAACGATAATGGAGAAGAGATAAACGCTGCTTTGCCACTAGGAATTTCTGATGCAAAAAAAGGTTTTGATCTAAAGCTAAAAATAGCAGATAATGAAGCTAATTTAAAATTTAAAGAATTTGTGCCAAATGCAAGTTATAAGTTTGTGGATGATAAAAATGGGCAACCAGTAGTGGAATTTGTGGTTTCAAACGAGAGTGAAAGTGAAGAAATCTTCTTGTTAGAAGAAGAGGAAGCAAGAGTTGCAGATATTAGTTTTATCTTTAATGCTAAGCCAGATGAGAGTAAAAAATATGTACTTTTTAAATTAGTGGACGGAAATTTCACAGTTACTTCAAATACTGATCTTTCAAAATTTACAATGAGTGATAGCTCAAAAACTGAGTTAAAAGCTGGTAGTGTAAATGATTTTGGCATGGGCAGTCTTTATACTATTTCAAATATAAATTTTGCTCCAAGATTAGTTTCGACTCATGCTTTAAGAAAGCTAGTTAGCACAAAAGATAGCGAATTTAACGCCTTGATAGCTGAATTAAATTATAAAGGCGAGAGTAAAGAGATGCATATTTTTTATAACCTAATAGAGCCTTCACGCTTGGCTGTGGCTGGACAAAAATTTAATGCTTCATGGGGCGCACAGCAAGTTAAACTTCCGTTTAGCTTATACTTAAAAGACTTTGAGCTTAAAAGATATCCTGGCTCAAATTCGCCTATGAGCTATTCAAGTGAAGTTATTGTAAAAGATGATACAAACATGTCGGGCCTTGACTATAAAATTTATATGAATCACGTGCTTGACTATGATGGGTATAGATTCTTCCAAAGCTCATACGATACAGATGAAAAAGGAACCATTCTCTCTGTAAATAAAGATCCAGGCAAGATACCAACTTACATTGGCTACTTTTTACTTGGACTTGGCTTTGTGTTAAATGTTGTAAATCCTGGTAGCCGCTTTAGAAAGCTAGCTAAGTTAATAGACAATGAATCAACAAAAGGTGGTAAAAAGGTTGTTGCTATCATTGCCATTATGCTTTTAAGTTTAAATTTTAGCTCAGTAAAGGCTGAAGACTTTTTGCCTAATATCAGCAAAGAGCACACACAAAAGCTTTCTAGGCTTATTGTGCAAAGCTCAGATGGTAGAATGAAGCCATTTGATACTCTTAGCAAAGAAATTTTAAATAAAATACATAGAAGCGAGAACATAAATAGCCTAAATTCGAATCAAGCGATGCTTTCAATAATGGTAACGCCTGATTTTTGGCGAAGTGAAAAAATTATCTCACTTGGACAAAGCAAGGAGCTAAAAAAAGAGCTTGGCATAGATGAAAATGCAAAATATGCAAGTTTTAATGATTTTTTTAGAGCCACAAAAGATGGCGGAAGTGAATATAAACTCACAAAATTTGCCGAAATTGCTAATCGCAAGCACCCTGGATCGCGCAATACGTTTGATAAAGACGTAATCAAGATCGATGAGAGATTGAATGTTTTTTATATGATATTTATTGGTGAAATTTTTAAAATTTTTCCAAAACAAGATGATCCATCAAACTCTTGGTATTCGCCTGCTAGTGCAATGATGTACTTTCCGCCTAAAGAGGCCGATCTAGTCATTAATATGATGAGAGAGTATTTTGCAGCAGTTGATGCGGCAACAAAAGATAATGATTGGAGCAAGGCTGATGCTGCACTTGATAAAATTTCAGTCTATCAGCAAAAGTATGGTTCTGCTGTAATGCCAAGTGAAGAAAAGATAAATATAGAAATTTTGTTTAATAAAATTCAAATTTTTGAGCGATTGACGCCGATTTATCTTTTGGCTGGCCTAGCGCTTTTATTTTTTGTTTTTGTTAAAATGCTAGCTCCAAAAGTTCAGATAAATGGTATTGTAAGAGTTGTATATATTGTAAATTTACTAGCTTTTCTTGCTCACACTGTTGGACTTGGACTTCGTTGGTACATTGCTGAACATGCGCCTTGGAGTAACGCTTATGAATCGATGGTCTATATCGCTTGGGCTCTAGGATTTTCTGGTATCGTCTTTGCAAAACGTAGCCCTATCGCTCTTGCTCTTACGTCTATATTGGCTGGTGTTACATTATTTGTTGCACACCTTAGCTGGATGGATCCGCAGATCACTACACTTGTGCCAGTGCTTCAAAGCTACTGGCTAACAATACATGTTTCTGTCATTACTGCAAGTTATGGATTTTTAGGGCTTTGCGCGTTACTTGGTGGCTTTACTCTATTACTTATCATTTTGCAAAATAAGAAAAAGCCAAATCCAGAAATTTCTCGCAATATCCTCGAAGCCACCCGCATAAATGAGATGGCTATGATACTAGGACTTAGTTTACTTACTCTTGGAAATTTCCTAGGCGGTGTTTGGGCGAACGAGAGTTGGGGTAGATATTGGGGCTGGGATAGCAAGGAGACTTGGGCATTAGTTTCGATACTTGTTTATGCCGCAGTTCTTCATATAAGATTTATTCCAAAGCTAAATAACCAGTATGCATTTGCAGTGGCTTCATTCTTTGCTTATTGGTCGATTATTATGACTTATTTTGGCGTAAATTTTTATTTAGCTGGTATGCACTCGTATGCAGCTGGCGATCCATTGCCAGTGCCTGATTTTGTCTGGATTAGTATCGTGATAATGGTGCTTATGAGTATTTTGGCATTTACAAAGCGATCACTTTGCTCAAGGCTTTAG
- a CDS encoding c-type cytochrome, producing the protein MKSIKISFLACFLVANAFAASQVYYIEARGEFGKELAEMAKKQANDRNEKVNVYVDEDPRRYKDNRILKLGVDRKGRYSVSLGKELYEKQCASCHGENADKRPFGSTPLKNMDAKDIEDSIISYRSDSSFGGSGKNVMQNQAKILSNNDLGAILAYLKGKDAFAEQDANENKPVSTQTKQGSYLR; encoded by the coding sequence ATGAAAAGTATTAAAATTTCTTTTTTGGCGTGTTTTTTGGTGGCAAATGCCTTTGCAGCTTCACAAGTCTACTATATAGAAGCTCGTGGTGAGTTTGGTAAAGAACTTGCTGAAATGGCGAAAAAGCAGGCTAATGATAGAAATGAAAAAGTAAATGTTTATGTTGATGAAGATCCAAGACGCTATAAAGATAATAGAATTTTAAAATTAGGCGTTGATAGAAAGGGTAGATATAGTGTTTCTTTAGGTAAGGAGCTTTATGAAAAGCAATGTGCTAGCTGTCATGGTGAAAATGCTGATAAAAGGCCATTTGGTTCAACGCCTCTAAAAAATATGGATGCTAAGGATATTGAAGATAGCATCATCTCTTATAGAAGTGACTCAAGTTTTGGTGGAAGCGGTAAAAATGTAATGCAAAACCAAGCTAAAATTCTTTCAAATAATGATCTTGGCGCGATTCTTGCCTATCTAAAGGGCAAAGATGCATTTGCTGAACAAGACGCAAATGAAAACAAACCAGTCTCTACTCAAACAAAGCAAGGCAGTTATTTAAGATAA
- a CDS encoding major outer membrane protein: protein MKLTKISLAALVALGAFSSVASATPLEEAIKNVDLSGFARYRYTNDKKHGEFSNTKSESGSLAGHQFKAVANFKAAIDDNFFGVIGLRYNATDNSGDNTQGNQGSRGTGTDKTNTTDPFKVHQFYLGYKAGNTTITAGKQEIGSFFTDDAIATGVRVVNEDIEGLTLTALAFDAIEGDSVESDGDLYVNTGYLNIYDVGNLYAAGIAGSYDPINFQLWYASLTNLADLLAADVSANFAINDDVSLGGRVNYINTTVDKSAKAHLSKDIDESNGVANYNDGNFYAGELTASLFGFDLRAGYMGWKVDNKGVTSFALEDKGSLIDVGELTLDPTWADGKANLVYGTAGYTFDKFTVGVDYIKGHIKHAAAAGENGKEKVEEVTPRFAYEYSKKLTFSSYYAFKTSKFADEAKNKEDQFRFEARYSF, encoded by the coding sequence ATGAAACTAACAAAAATTAGTTTAGCCGCTTTGGTTGCTTTAGGTGCATTTTCAAGTGTAGCAAGTGCTACTCCACTTGAAGAAGCTATAAAAAATGTAGATCTTTCAGGATTTGCAAGATATAGATATACAAATGATAAAAAACACGGTGAGTTTTCTAATACAAAATCAGAGTCTGGCTCATTAGCTGGTCATCAATTTAAAGCAGTAGCAAATTTTAAAGCCGCAATTGATGATAACTTCTTTGGCGTTATTGGTTTAAGATATAACGCTACTGATAATTCTGGTGATAATACTCAAGGAAATCAAGGCTCTAGAGGTACTGGTACAGATAAAACTAATACAACTGATCCATTTAAAGTTCATCAGTTCTATCTTGGCTATAAAGCTGGAAACACTACTATAACAGCTGGTAAACAAGAGATTGGCTCGTTCTTTACAGATGATGCTATCGCTACTGGTGTAAGAGTAGTAAATGAAGATATTGAAGGACTAACACTTACTGCTTTAGCTTTTGATGCAATTGAGGGTGATAGTGTTGAGAGTGATGGAGATCTATATGTAAATACTGGTTACTTAAATATTTATGATGTTGGTAATCTATATGCAGCTGGTATCGCTGGTTCATATGATCCTATTAATTTCCAACTATGGTATGCAAGCTTAACAAACCTAGCTGACCTACTTGCAGCTGATGTTTCAGCAAATTTCGCTATTAATGATGATGTTAGCTTAGGCGGTAGAGTTAACTATATAAATACTACTGTAGATAAAAGCGCAAAAGCACATCTTTCTAAAGATATAGATGAATCTAATGGCGTTGCAAACTATAATGATGGTAATTTCTATGCTGGCGAACTTACAGCTTCATTATTTGGCTTTGATTTAAGAGCTGGTTATATGGGTTGGAAAGTTGATAATAAAGGCGTAACATCATTTGCTCTTGAAGATAAAGGTAGTCTAATAGATGTTGGTGAGCTTACACTTGATCCAACTTGGGCTGATGGAAAAGCAAACCTAGTATATGGAACAGCTGGATATACATTTGATAAATTTACAGTTGGTGTTGATTACATAAAAGGTCACATTAAACACGCTGCAGCTGCTGGCGAAAATGGCAAAGAAAAAGTTGAAGAGGTTACCCCAAGATTTGCATATGAGTATAGCAAAAAGCTAACATTTAGCTCATACTATGCATTCAAAACTTCAAAATTTGCTGATGAGGCTAAAAACAAAGAAGATCAATTCAGATTTGAAGCTAGATACTCATTCTAA